A genomic region of Papaver somniferum cultivar HN1 chromosome 7, ASM357369v1, whole genome shotgun sequence contains the following coding sequences:
- the LOC113300578 gene encoding uncharacterized protein LOC113300578 isoform X2 has translation MNAKMIVMGIQPSLKKAKKVRNCIMGLLCFLIFMLLAPKIPHSPNHHRFSDMRNFLGVPNTLNVITNFPFLIVGVLGFVICLQGSIFVISLRGEVWGWAFFYAGIVGIAFGSAYYHLKPDDDRVVFDRLPMMIVYTSLLSIFVVEKVGERIGVTCLCSVLMLALVSIAYESCLQEF, from the exons ATGAATGCAAAGATGATAGTAATGGGGATACAACCATCGTTAAAAAAGGCAAAGAAAGTTCGTAATTGCATTATGGGTTTGCTTTGTTTTCTCATATTTATGTTATTAGCACCAAAAATTCCTCATTCTCCTAATCACCATCGTTTTTCAGACATGCGCAATTTTTTAG GAGTTCCAAATACATTAAATGTGATCACAAATTTCCCATTTTTGATTGTGGGTGTTCTTGGTTTTGTCATTTGTCTCCAAGGAAGCATTTTTGTAATTAG TTTAAGAGGAGAAGTTTGGGGTTGGGCATTTTTCTATGCTGGAATTGTTGGAATTGCATTTGGGTCTGCTTATTATCATTTAAAGCCTGATGATGACAGAGTTGTTTTTGATAGGCTTCCG ATGATGATTGTTTATACTTCACTACTCTCCATTTTTGTTGTTGAGAAAGTAGGAGAGCGGATCGGGGTAACTTGTTTGTGTTCCGTTCTTATGCTTGCTCTTGTTAGCATTGCCTATGAAAG CTGTTTGCAGGAGTTTTGA
- the LOC113300578 gene encoding uncharacterized protein LOC113300578 isoform X1, which translates to MNAKMIVMGIQPSLKKAKKVRNCIMGLLCFLIFMLLAPKIPHSPNHHRFSDMRNFLGVPNTLNVITNFPFLIVGVLGFVICLQGSIFVISLRGEVWGWAFFYAGIVGIAFGSAYYHLKPDDDRVVFDRLPMMIVYTSLLSIFVVEKVGERIGVTCLCSVLMLALVSIAYERSFDDLSCV; encoded by the exons ATGAATGCAAAGATGATAGTAATGGGGATACAACCATCGTTAAAAAAGGCAAAGAAAGTTCGTAATTGCATTATGGGTTTGCTTTGTTTTCTCATATTTATGTTATTAGCACCAAAAATTCCTCATTCTCCTAATCACCATCGTTTTTCAGACATGCGCAATTTTTTAG GAGTTCCAAATACATTAAATGTGATCACAAATTTCCCATTTTTGATTGTGGGTGTTCTTGGTTTTGTCATTTGTCTCCAAGGAAGCATTTTTGTAATTAG TTTAAGAGGAGAAGTTTGGGGTTGGGCATTTTTCTATGCTGGAATTGTTGGAATTGCATTTGGGTCTGCTTATTATCATTTAAAGCCTGATGATGACAGAGTTGTTTTTGATAGGCTTCCG ATGATGATTGTTTATACTTCACTACTCTCCATTTTTGTTGTTGAGAAAGTAGGAGAGCGGATCGGGGTAACTTGTTTGTGTTCCGTTCTTATGCTTGCTCTTGTTAGCATTGCCTATGAAAG GAGTTTTGATGATCTTAGTTGTGTATGA
- the LOC113295426 gene encoding NDR1/HIN1-like protein 13: MNADRVYPNSKPTTMNPTVNGNATTTTTPLFPAPKSQQYGASRPAYRPQPKRRSRSRCCCCFLWSTMIIIALILLAAIAGGILYVLYSPHRPSFTLTTLRISQFNVTTNSKDSTNHLASKLDLAISSRNPNKRITFTYDPISVTVKSNDVNVGVGSFPSLIHGTKNTTVLKATLANNGDSIEESSVTKLKSDLKKKTGLPLEIEMETKVKVKIGGMKTSRIGIRVSCIGIHAVITTTTTKGKNSTTTATTSTLSASSKPRCKVNLRIKIWKWTF, translated from the coding sequence ATGAATGCAGATAGAGTatacccaaattcaaaaccaacaaCCATGAACCCAACCGTGAACGGAaacgccaccaccaccacaactccGCTGTTCCCAGCACCGAAATCACAGCAATACGGCGCATCACGTCCAGCATACCGTCCACAGCCAAAGCGTCGTAGCCGTAGCAGATGTTGCTGTTGTTTCCTATGGTCTACAATGATTATCATAGCACTGATACTCCTAGCTGCCATCGCCGGAGGTATTCTGTACGTTCTTTACAGTCCTCATCGTCCTTCGTTCACTCTCACCACACTCCGGATCTCACAGTTCAATGTCACAACCAATTCGAAGGATTCAACTAATCATCTCGCATCAAAACTCGATCTCGCGATTTCATCTCGTAACCCGAACAAGAGAATCACGTTCACTTACGATCCTATCTCTGTAACGGTCAAATCTAATGATGTAAACGTTGGTGTTGGTTCGTTTCCTTCGTTAATTCATGGAACTAAGAATACCACGGTTTTAAAAGCAACGCTTGCTAACAACGGCGACAGTATTGAGGAAAGTTCTGTGACTAAATTGAAGTCCGATTTGAAGAAGAAAACTGGGCTGCCATTAGAAATTGAAATGGAGACTAAAGTGAAGGTGAAAATTGGTGGAATGAAGACATCAAGAATTGGGATTAGAGTTTCTTGTATTGGGATTCATGCTGTgattactactactactactaaagGTAAGAATTCTACTACTACTGCTACTACATCTACTTTATCTGCTTCTTCTAAACCTCGATGTAAGGTTAATCTTAGGATTAAGATTTGGAAATggactttttaa